From a region of the Acidimicrobiia bacterium genome:
- a CDS encoding CDGSH iron-sulfur domain-containing protein translates to MRVVHGLNKIPEELHLGFGRHGDSLPAYAVIQGREQTLTRRFWRVGMKIEVTEHGPYEVSGGVPLRPKREVESEFGEPLTWQTGPAIETEATYRLCRCGKSDNKPFCDGSHTFEHFDGTERAPAERPADGIKRYEGTGMVVVRDGKLCEHAGFCGNQITDWFKMLAETEDTIVRGHLMAMLEKCPSGALSYEIDGEQIEPPLAKEIGPVTDGPLFVSGGIPIVMTNGEQMTIRNRVTLCRCGASKNKPLCDGTHGEIGFEA, encoded by the coding sequence ATGCGTGTCGTACATGGGCTCAACAAGATCCCAGAAGAGCTCCATCTTGGATTCGGCCGACATGGCGACAGCCTACCGGCGTATGCTGTGATTCAGGGACGAGAACAGACACTTACGAGAAGGTTTTGGCGGGTAGGTATGAAGATCGAAGTGACAGAACACGGCCCCTACGAAGTGTCCGGAGGGGTTCCCCTGCGGCCGAAACGTGAGGTTGAATCCGAATTTGGTGAACCGCTTACCTGGCAAACCGGGCCGGCCATCGAGACCGAGGCTACTTACCGGTTGTGCCGATGTGGCAAGTCGGACAACAAGCCTTTTTGTGACGGTTCCCATACCTTTGAGCATTTTGACGGCACCGAACGAGCCCCGGCGGAGCGGCCGGCGGACGGTATCAAGCGTTATGAGGGGACCGGCATGGTGGTAGTCCGGGATGGCAAGCTCTGCGAGCACGCCGGCTTCTGCGGTAACCAGATCACCGACTGGTTCAAGATGCTGGCCGAGACCGAGGACACGATTGTGCGGGGTCACTTGATGGCGATGCTTGAGAAGTGTCCTTCGGGAGCGCTGTCCTACGAGATAGATGGCGAGCAGATCGAACCGCCTCTTGCAAAGGAGATCGGTCCGGTCACCGACGGCCCGCTATTTGTGTCAGGGGGGATTCCGATCGTGATGACCAACGGTGAGCAGATGACCATTCGGAACCGGGTCACGCTGTGCCGATGTGGGGCGTCGAAGAACAAACCCCTTTGCGATGGCACCCACGGTGAGATCGGGTTCGAAGCCTGA
- a CDS encoding NAD(P)/FAD-dependent oxidoreductase, with translation MTYDAVVVGSGPNGLAAAIRLAQADLSVLVIESNDEIGGGTRTAELTEPGFLHDVCSAVMPFAEHSAAFRSMPLEEHGLAWLYSEVEVAHPLDGGDAALVFQDIERTSSGLGADAKRYKKQLSRWVQDADDILNFVMGPMIRVPNHPITMAKFGLPALQSVDRFTDQIVDRNTKALIAGVSGHSVRPFSSAASVSVGLALLMSAHAYRWPIPRGGAHSITKAMVSCFESLGGTVETGRHVTHATDLPPARLKLLSSTPIALSSIFDRPTPRWAFGPGVFKIDWALNGPIPWTNPAVGSAATVHVGGTYEEIAAAEQAVHRGLHPAKPYVLIAQPTNIDPSRAPEGKHVAWGYCHVPNGSDVDMVDDIESQIERFAPGFRDLILAKHVKPPSWYASYNDNYVGGDIGAGAFTLRQVFGRPKLSPNPYSTPLDGVFLCGASTAPGGGVHGMAGWNSAAAALKSIGMRTDN, from the coding sequence ATGACGTATGACGCCGTCGTGGTGGGGTCCGGCCCCAACGGTTTAGCGGCAGCTATCCGATTGGCCCAGGCAGATCTCTCCGTTCTGGTGATTGAATCAAACGATGAGATCGGCGGCGGAACCAGAACAGCCGAGCTCACCGAACCTGGATTCCTCCATGATGTGTGCTCGGCCGTGATGCCGTTCGCCGAACATTCGGCAGCGTTTCGATCGATGCCGCTTGAAGAACATGGCCTTGCATGGCTCTACTCCGAGGTCGAGGTGGCGCACCCGCTCGATGGCGGCGACGCTGCCTTGGTCTTTCAAGACATCGAACGCACGAGTTCCGGACTGGGAGCGGACGCCAAGCGCTACAAGAAGCAACTCAGCCGATGGGTCCAAGACGCCGACGATATCTTGAACTTCGTAATGGGCCCGATGATCCGGGTCCCAAACCATCCGATCACAATGGCAAAATTTGGGCTTCCAGCGCTTCAATCAGTTGATCGTTTCACAGATCAAATTGTCGACCGGAACACCAAGGCGCTTATTGCGGGCGTTTCCGGTCATTCGGTGCGCCCGTTCTCATCCGCGGCGTCCGTATCGGTGGGGCTGGCACTTCTGATGTCGGCTCATGCGTATCGTTGGCCGATCCCGCGAGGAGGCGCTCACTCCATCACCAAAGCGATGGTCAGCTGCTTCGAGTCTCTGGGCGGGACCGTTGAAACCGGACGGCATGTCACCCACGCGACCGATCTACCACCCGCTCGACTGAAGCTCCTGTCTTCGACACCAATCGCCCTATCGTCGATATTCGATCGCCCTACCCCCCGATGGGCGTTCGGGCCCGGCGTGTTCAAGATCGACTGGGCCCTGAACGGACCGATTCCGTGGACAAATCCAGCGGTTGGATCGGCGGCGACCGTCCACGTCGGTGGCACATATGAAGAGATCGCCGCCGCCGAGCAGGCCGTTCACCGCGGCCTGCACCCTGCGAAACCGTATGTTCTGATCGCCCAGCCAACGAACATCGACCCCAGCAGAGCCCCTGAAGGCAAACACGTCGCCTGGGGCTACTGCCATGTTCCGAACGGGTCCGACGTCGACATGGTTGACGACATCGAGTCACAGATCGAACGGTTCGCTCCGGGATTCCGGGACCTGATTCTCGCCAAGCACGTCAAGCCACCGTCCTGGTATGCCTCGTACAACGACAACTATGTTGGCGGAGACATTGGCGCCGGCGCCTTCACCCTTCGCCAGGTCTTCGGTCGTCCGAAGTTGTCGCCGAACCCGTACTCAACGCCCCTCGATGGCGTGTTCCTGTGCGGTGCCTCGACCGCCCCAGGGGGCGGTGTTCATGGCATGGCCGGATGGAACTC